The following proteins are encoded in a genomic region of Grus americana isolate bGruAme1 chromosome 5, bGruAme1.mat, whole genome shotgun sequence:
- the ZBTB42 gene encoding zinc finger and BTB domain-containing protein 42: MEFPDHSRQLLQCLSQQRHQGFLCDCTVLVGEAQFRAHRAVLASCSMYFHLFYRDQLDKRDIVHLNSDIVTAPAFSLLLEFMYEGKLEFNSLPVEDVLAAASYLHMYDIVKVCKGKLKDKELCSEEKINDEAASLEKAEHFLDAGVPLVHEFDPGNKQKFSVAEYERAAGKEKVSSHPAWSSDHISVSSVPTEAEPCAAAAGKTKANVNSSTGPLSQRSVNHPLASSDVDCALDLSFKPVPGRDSLHPSYVFGQLASDSQQQGTEPLVKDEQDLLSDQEDGEARSPESQHFGNSAKSLVTGLGHMFTGNGSSHAREEDIDQERDESEDDMDSSDISSSGILVPPGHICICPLCSKVFPSPHILQLHLSSHFRDRDGSRTRLSPDGSVPTCTLCGKTFSCMYTLKRHERTHSGEKPYTCGQCGKSFQYSHNLSRHAVVHTREKPHGCKWCERRFTQSGDLYRHIRKFHCGLVKSLVV, from the coding sequence ATGGAGTTTCCAGACCATAGCCGCCAGTTGCTGCAGTGTCTGAGTCAGCAGCGTCACCAGGGCTTCCTGTGTGACTGTACTGTTTTAGTTGGAGAAGCTCAATTCAGAGCTCACAGAGCCGTTCTTGCCTCTTGCAGTATGTACTTCCATCTTTTCTACAGGGACCAGTTAGACAAAAGGGATATTGTGCATCTGAACAGTGACATTGTCACAGCCCCTGCCTTCAGCCTGCTGCTCGAATTCATGTACGAGGGAAAGCTGGAATTCAACAGTCTCCCGGTCGAAGATGTGCTGGCTGCGGCTAGCTACCTTCACATGTATGACATTGTGAAAGTCTGCAAGGGCAAGTTGAAAGATAAAGAATTATGTTCGGAAGAGAAGATTAATGATGAGGCGGCTAGTTTGGAGAAAGCGGAGCATTTTCTAGATGCCGGAGTGCCCCTGGTCCACGAGTTTGAcccaggaaacaaacaaaaattcagcGTTGCAGAATAcgagagagcagcaggcaaaGAAAAGGTCAGCAGTCACCCCGCCTGGTCCTCTGATCATATAAGTGTCAGCTCTGTGCCGACAGAGGCAGAACCATGCGCCgcagcagctggaaaaacaaaggctaATGTCAATAGTTCCACAGGACCTTTGTCCCAAAGGTCTGTTAACCATCCCCTGGCTTCGAGTGATGTGGACTGCGCGCTGGATTTGTCTTTCAAGCCCGTGCCGGGGAGAGATTCCTTACACCCCTCCTATGTCTTTGGACAGCTGGCTTCCgacagccagcagcagggtaCCGAGCCACTTGTTAAAGATGAACAAGACTTGCTGTCAGATCAGGAGGACGGCGAAGCCAGGAGTCCGGAGAGTCAGCATTTTGGGAATTCAGCCAAAAGCTTAGTGACAGGGTTAGGACACATGTTCACGGGGAATGGCAGCTCTCATGCCCGGGAGGAGGATATAGATCAAGAGCGAGACGAGAGCGAGGACGACATGGATTCGTCGGACATCTCCTCCTCGGGCATCCTCGTGCCTCCCGGGCATATCTGCATTTGCCCCCTCTGTAGCAAGGTGTTCCCGAGCCCACACATCCTTCAGCTGCACCTGAGCTCTCACTTCCGCGACAGGGACGGCTCCCGGACCCGCCTGTCCCCCGACGGGTCGGTCCCCACTTGTACCCTCTGCGGAAAGACTTTTTCTTGCATGTACACGTTAAAGAGGCACGAGAGGACTCACTCGGGGGAGAAGCCCTACACCTGCGGCCAGTGCGGAAAGAGCTTCCAGTATTCCCACAACCTCAGCCGCCACGCGGTCGTGCACACCAGGGAGAAACCCCACGGGTGCAAGTGGTGCGAGAGACGGTTCACGCAGTCTGGGGATTTGTACAGACATATCCGCAAATTTCATTGTGGCCTTGTAAAGTCCTTGGTTGTTTGA